From the Lolium rigidum isolate FL_2022 chromosome 2, APGP_CSIRO_Lrig_0.1, whole genome shotgun sequence genome, one window contains:
- the LOC124686854 gene encoding syntaxin-124-like: MNDLFSSSSFKKYADLKQQVELDEMESGVGGQGVNLDKFFEDVEVVKEDIRGLESMHRRLQSANEESKTAHDARAVKSLRARMDGEVEQVLRRAKAIKGKLEALDRQNAASRKIPGCGAGSSTDRTRSSVVSGLGRKLKDLMDDFQGLRTRMASEYKETVARRYYTVTGEHAEESKIEALISSGESETFLQKAIQRDQGRGEVLSTLSEIQERHDAVKDIERSLLELHQVFLDMAALVEAQGHQLNDIETHVARASSFVHKGTVELQSAKVYQKSNRKWACIAVVAGVVLVLVIVLPIIVNLKLLAGR; encoded by the exons ATGAACGACCTCTTCTCGTCGAGCTCGTTCAAGAAGTATGCCGACCTGAAGCAGCAGGTTGAGCTGGACGAGATGGAGTCCGGCGTCGGCGGCCAGGGCGTCAACCTGGACAAGTTCTTCGAGGACGTGGAGGTCGTGAAGGAGGACATCCGCGGCCTGGAGAGCATGCACCGCCGTCTGCAGTCCGCGAACGAAGAGAGCAAGACCGCCCACGACGCCCGCGCCGTCAAGTCCCTCCGCGCCCGCATGGACGGCGAGGTCGAGCAGGTCCTCCGCCGGGCCAAGGCCATCAAAGGCAAGCTCGAGGCCCTCGACCGCCAGAACGCGGCAAGCCGCAAGATCCCCGGCTGCGGCGCCGGCTCCTCCACCGACCGCACCCGCTCCTCCGTCGTCTCCGGCCTCGGCAGGAAGCTCAAGGACCTCATGGACGACTTCCAG GGTCTTCGGACGCGGATGGCGTCGGagtacaaggagacggtggcgcgGCGGTACTACACGGTGACGGGCGAGCacgcggaggagagcaagatcgagGCGCTCATCTCGTCGGGGGAGAGCGAGACGTTCCTGCAGAAGGCGATCCAGCGTGACCAGGGGCGCGGGGAGGTGCTGAGCACGCTGTCGGAGATCCAGGAGCGGCACGACGCCGTGAAGGACATCGAGCGCAGCCTGCTGGAGCTGCACCAGGTGTTCCTGGACATGGCGGCGCTGGTGGAGGCGCAGGGCCACCAGCTCAACGACATCGAGACGCACGTCGCGCGCGCCAGCTCCTTCGTGCACAAGGGCACCGTGGAGCTCCAGTCCGCCAAAGTGTACCAGAAGAGCAACCGAAAGTGGGCCtgcatcgccgtcgtcgccggcgtcGTGCTAGTGCTCGTCATCGTGCTGCCCATCATCGTCAACCTCAAACTCTTGGCCGGCAGATAG